From one Helicobacter ibis genomic stretch:
- a CDS encoding YceI family protein produces the protein MKKLFMITTIFGALNLALFATPYTLDMAKSKVGFEISHLKLTKVEGNFSKFSGNIDYENNAIKALDGTIDVASVDTANQKRDDHLRAPDIFDVAKFPNMTFKMTKFENGKIYGKLTIKDTTKEVILDSQSKLNGKTLEINANTTIKRSDFGVVWESSLKDSLVGDEVKLILTLVANQ, from the coding sequence ATGAAAAAGTTATTTATGATAACTACTATTTTTGGAGCATTAAATTTAGCTCTATTTGCAACACCATACACACTAGATATGGCAAAATCAAAAGTTGGCTTTGAAATATCTCACTTAAAACTCACAAAAGTTGAAGGTAATTTTTCAAAGTTTAGTGGAAATATAGACTATGAAAATAATGCTATTAAAGCACTTGATGGCACTATTGATGTAGCATCTGTAGATACTGCAAACCAAAAAAGAGATGACCACTTAAGAGCACCAGATATATTTGATGTTGCTAAATTTCCAAATATGACATTTAAAATGACTAAATTTGAAAATGGCAAAATATATGGGAAACTAACAATCAAAGACACAACAAAAGAAGTGATTTTAGATAGTCAAAGCAAACTAAATGGAAAAACACTAGAAATAAATGCAAACACAACAATAAAAAGATCAGACTTTGGTGTAGTATGGGAATCTAGCCTAAAAGATAGCCTAGTAGGCGATGAAGTAAAGCTAATCCTAACTCTAGTAGCAAATCAATAA